Proteins encoded within one genomic window of Streptomyces sp. NBC_00523:
- a CDS encoding MbtH family protein: MTNPFDDESGRFVTLVNGEGQYSLWPAHIEVPGGWSVGGPEGSRQECLDAIEATWTDMRPAGLVRAMEADAG; encoded by the coding sequence GTGACCAATCCTTTCGATGACGAGTCGGGCCGGTTCGTGACGCTGGTGAACGGCGAGGGGCAGTATTCGCTGTGGCCGGCGCACATCGAGGTTCCGGGCGGCTGGAGCGTCGGCGGCCCGGAGGGTTCGCGACAGGAGTGTCTCGACGCCATCGAGGCCACGTGGACGGACATGCGGCCCGCCGGCCTGGTCCGGGCGATGGAGGCCGACGCCGGGTAG
- the thpR gene encoding RNA 2',3'-cyclic phosphodiesterase, with translation MRYECRVTEETPPATVRVFIALAPPDPAKDELARVLRPAYATHPQVRWNRVEDWHITLAFLGALPVDTVPLLRPPLAALAASHPAPRLALHGGGTFDERVAWSGIAGDLEGLHRLADGVRAVVRDCGIALETRPLRPHLTLARVRRGDHTSAGEIAALLTEFRGRPWPAARLHLVGSNAGNGPGQIRYRDIEAWPLGTASGVTAPPARP, from the coding sequence ATGCGATACGAATGCCGGGTGACCGAAGAGACCCCGCCCGCGACCGTGCGCGTGTTCATCGCCCTCGCTCCGCCCGACCCGGCGAAGGACGAGCTGGCCCGGGTACTGCGCCCCGCCTACGCGACGCACCCGCAGGTGCGGTGGAACCGGGTGGAGGACTGGCACATCACCCTGGCATTCCTGGGCGCGCTCCCGGTGGACACCGTTCCGCTGCTGCGTCCGCCGCTCGCCGCCCTCGCCGCGTCCCACCCCGCTCCGCGCCTGGCGCTGCACGGCGGCGGCACGTTCGACGAGCGGGTGGCGTGGAGCGGGATCGCCGGCGACCTCGAAGGACTGCACCGGCTCGCCGACGGCGTACGGGCCGTGGTCCGCGACTGCGGGATCGCCCTGGAGACCCGGCCGCTGCGCCCTCATCTGACGCTTGCCCGGGTACGCCGGGGCGACCACACGTCGGCCGGGGAGATCGCCGCGCTGCTGACGGAGTTCCGGGGCCGCCCGTGGCCCGCCGCACGCCTGCATCTGGTCGGCAGCAACGCGGGGAACGGCCCCGGGCAGATCCGTTACCGCGACATCGAGGCGTGGCCGCTCGGCACGGCTTCCGGGGTCACGGCGCCGCCCGCACGTCCCTGA
- a CDS encoding hemerythrin domain-containing protein yields the protein MGHGGNVIAELTTDHREVDELFAQIEAQPVGDEQRRKLADELTIELVRHSVAEEMHLYPVVRRFVDDGDDMADEELEDHARVEQHLKELEGLPADDPQFDHLVAQLKLEVTKHVRDEENRLFPLLAAAVSPETLDQLGEKVRAAKKTAPTRPHPSMPDTPPGNKILGPGAGLVDRARDLLSGRGKG from the coding sequence ATGGGACACGGCGGGAACGTGATCGCGGAGCTCACCACGGACCACCGCGAGGTCGACGAACTGTTCGCGCAGATCGAGGCTCAGCCGGTCGGCGACGAGCAGCGCAGGAAGCTCGCCGACGAGCTGACGATCGAGCTGGTCCGGCATTCCGTGGCGGAGGAGATGCACCTCTACCCGGTGGTCCGGCGGTTCGTGGACGACGGCGACGACATGGCCGACGAGGAGCTGGAGGACCACGCCAGGGTGGAGCAGCACCTCAAGGAGCTGGAGGGGCTGCCGGCGGACGACCCGCAGTTCGACCACCTGGTGGCGCAGCTCAAGCTCGAAGTGACCAAGCATGTGCGCGACGAGGAGAACCGGCTCTTCCCGCTCCTGGCGGCGGCCGTCTCCCCGGAGACCCTGGACCAGCTGGGCGAGAAGGTGCGCGCGGCGAAGAAGACCGCGCCGACGCGTCCGCACCCGTCCATGCCCGACACCCCGCCCGGCAACAAGATCCTGGGCCCCGGCGCCGGTCTGGTCGACCGGGCCCGCGACCTGCTGAGCGGTCGCGGCAAGGGCTGA